In Populus nigra chromosome 1, ddPopNigr1.1, whole genome shotgun sequence, one genomic interval encodes:
- the LOC133684498 gene encoding fatty acid desaturase 4, chloroplastic: protein MSILPQHNHYLTRSPAHNPWHRKRIICSATTTPTKPKPSPNQLTFEPQFVTPPNLVTSISTPPVLNDPSLQSTWSHRTWVATGCTTVLVSLAKAIAGAGHSHIWLEPMLAGYIGYILADLGSGVYHWGIDNYGDGSTPIFGNQIEAFQGHHKWPWTITRRQFANNLHALARTVAFFVLPVDLVCNDPTVNALVGVCSGCIMFSQQFHAWAHGTKSKLPPIVVALQDVGLLVSRSQHGAHHRQPYNNNYCIVSGVWNEFLDKNKVFEALEMALYFKLGVRPRSWSEPTTDWTEETETASQVAVQ, encoded by the coding sequence ATGTCTATCCTTCCCCAGCACAACCACTACCTCACAAGGTCCCCAGCCCATAATCCATGGCACCGCAAGCGTATCATCTGCTCAGCCACTACCACCCCTACCAAGCCTAAGCCAAGCCCTAACCAGTTAACCTTTGAGCCACAGTTTGTAACCCCACCAAACCTAGTCACCTCTATTAGCACCCCTCCCGTGCTCAATGACCCAAGCTTGCAGTCAACTTGGTCTCACCGAACATGGGTAGCAACCGGGTGCACCACGGTGCTGGTTTCTCTAGCTAAGGCCATTGCCGGTGCAGGTCATTCTCATATCTGGCTTGAGCCCATGTTAGCAGGCTATATTGGGTACATTTTAGCTGACCTTGGATCTGGGGTTTACCATTGGGGTATTGACAACTATGGTGATGGATCAACACCGATTTTTGGCAATCAAATTGAAGCATTTCAAGGTCATCATAAGTGGCCATGGACAATAACTAGGCGTCAGTTTGCTAATAACTTGCATGCTCTTGCACGAACAGTAGCATTCTTTGTGCTTCCTGTAGACTTGGTTTGTAATGATCCCACTGTAAATGCCCTTGTTGGTGTGTGCTCCGGTTGTATCATGTTTAGCCAGCAATTTCACGCGTGGGCTCATGGCACAAAGAGCAAGTTACCCCCCATAGTAGTAGCATTGCAGGATGTTGGATTGCTTGTGTCAAGGTCACAACATGGTGCTCATCATCGGCAACCATATAACAACAATTATTGCATAGTGAGTGGAGTTTGGAATGAATTCTTGGATAAGAATAAGGTTTTTGAGGCATTAGAGATGGCCTTGTATTTTAAGCTTGGGGTAAGACCAAGGTCCTGGAGTGAACCTACCACTGACTGGACTGAAGAGACTGAGACCGCTTCTCAGGTTGCAGTCCAATAA